A genomic region of uncultured Methanobrevibacter sp. contains the following coding sequences:
- a CDS encoding Ig-like domain repeat protein, protein IYATTNIAANTTVVGNTFKNVAISGTNTTFTNNIVTGTVTVSGNKNTIVDNAIEATSSEYAIDLKSTVNNTVTDNLLYASELAGDAAVKHDNENNTISHNYPFESVLIVEVEDITVGQDAIVNIRFNESVEGTVEVILNGKKYDVDVIEGKGQLNVSDLSANKYTVGVYFNGDLKYSPIENSTDFTVEKLDTQVNVTVPSDVEAGAEVAIDIVIPGATGNVSVFVDEVEAVVALDENGTAQFIIPSAEPGEHSVVVVYSGDDSHAAASNTVKFTVDPEFYMDIDADAIYGEDAIVEINLPEDATGNLTITIGNETYTVPVEDGYASVEIPDLAYGEHNITVAYSGDDKYKAASKESTIDVQPDIEIPDEIDFNDEDEISITLPEDATGNLTVSVDGVETVVPVVNGTASVPLENLTPGDHKISVLYSGDDKYDSASAEKSLSVVPAIEIPEKITTDDDDSISIDLPADATGNLTVSVDGVETVVPVVNGTASVPLGELSSGDHNISVSYSGDGKYSAYSKSVTASVAKTKPTINVTVPSDAQEGKVVSITITLPDDATGTVFVDIDGNGYYTHVNGTTVLNISGLTGGDKNITYRYTGDNKYEEASGNLSAFILFKPKLTNSKNFAMYYFDGSKFTVRAWGIDGKVAAGEIVTITLNKKTYKVKTNKNGVASLKIPNTVKPTKKYTITAQYKTAKVSKKITVKQILKASNKNVKKSAKKLVLSATLKKVKGKYLKGKVIKFKFNGKTYKAKTNKKGVAKVTIKKNVINKLKVGKKYTVKISYYKDTISKKVTVKR, encoded by the coding sequence GATTTATGCAACTACAAATATTGCTGCAAACACTACTGTAGTTGGCAATACTTTCAAAAATGTTGCTATTTCCGGAACAAACACTACCTTTACAAACAACATTGTAACTGGTACTGTAACCGTAAGTGGTAATAAAAACACTATTGTTGACAATGCTATTGAAGCTACTTCTAGTGAATATGCTATTGATTTAAAATCAACAGTTAATAACACTGTAACCGATAACTTATTATATGCTAGTGAATTAGCTGGTGATGCAGCTGTCAAACATGACAATGAAAACAATACCATAAGTCATAACTATCCGTTTGAATCTGTATTAATTGTAGAAGTTGAGGATATTACTGTTGGTCAAGATGCAATTGTTAACATCAGATTCAATGAATCTGTTGAAGGTACTGTTGAAGTAATACTCAATGGTAAAAAATACGATGTAGATGTTATTGAAGGTAAAGGACAACTTAATGTTTCCGACTTATCTGCTAACAAATACACAGTAGGAGTTTACTTCAATGGTGATTTAAAATACAGTCCTATTGAAAACTCAACTGATTTCACTGTTGAAAAATTAGATACTCAAGTTAATGTTACTGTTCCTAGTGATGTTGAAGCTGGTGCGGAAGTAGCTATTGATATTGTTATTCCTGGTGCAACCGGTAATGTATCTGTATTTGTTGATGAAGTAGAAGCTGTTGTTGCTTTAGATGAGAATGGTACTGCTCAATTTATCATTCCTTCAGCTGAACCTGGTGAACATAGTGTTGTTGTTGTCTATTCTGGTGATGATAGTCATGCAGCTGCATCCAATACAGTTAAATTCACAGTAGATCCTGAATTCTACATGGATATTGACGCTGATGCAATTTATGGTGAAGATGCTATTGTTGAAATTAACCTGCCTGAAGATGCTACAGGTAATTTAACCATAACTATTGGAAACGAAACTTACACTGTTCCTGTTGAAGATGGTTATGCATCTGTTGAAATCCCGGACTTAGCATATGGTGAACACAACATTACTGTCGCTTACTCTGGTGATGACAAATATAAAGCAGCTTCAAAAGAAAGTACTATTGATGTACAACCGGACATTGAAATTCCTGATGAAATCGATTTCAATGATGAAGATGAAATTTCAATTACATTGCCTGAAGACGCTACCGGTAATTTAACTGTTAGTGTTGATGGTGTTGAAACTGTTGTTCCTGTTGTTAACGGTACTGCTAGTGTTCCATTAGAAAACTTAACTCCTGGTGATCATAAAATCAGTGTTTTATACTCTGGTGACGACAAATATGATTCAGCATCTGCTGAAAAATCTCTAAGTGTTGTTCCAGCAATTGAAATTCCAGAAAAAATCACAACTGATGATGATGACTCTATTTCAATTGACTTGCCTGCTGATGCTACCGGTAATTTAACTGTTAGTGTTGATGGTGTTGAAACTGTTGTTCCTGTTGTTAACGGTACTGCTAGTGTCCCATTAGGTGAATTATCTTCTGGTGACCATAATATCAGTGTTTCATACTCTGGTGATGGTAAATACTCTGCTTACTCTAAATCTGTAACTGCAAGTGTTGCTAAAACAAAACCTACTATTAATGTTACTGTTCCTAGTGATGCACAAGAAGGTAAAGTTGTTTCTATTACAATTACATTACCTGATGATGCAACAGGAACTGTTTTCGTTGATATTGATGGAAATGGTTACTACACTCATGTAAACGGTACTACAGTTCTTAATATTAGTGGATTGACTGGTGGAGATAAAAACATTACCTACAGATACACTGGTGATAACAAGTATGAGGAAGCAAGTGGAAATCTTTCCGCATTCATCTTGTTTAAACCTAAACTCACCAATAGTAAAAACTTCGCTATGTACTACTTTGATGGATCTAAATTCACTGTACGTGCATGGGGAATTGATGGTAAAGTTGCTGCAGGTGAAATTGTAACAATTACACTTAATAAGAAAACTTATAAAGTTAAAACCAATAAAAATGGTGTTGCATCTTTAAAAATACCTAACACAGTGAAACCTACCAAAAAATACACTATTACTGCACAATATAAAACAGCAAAAGTATCAAAGAAAATAACTGTGAAACAGATTTTAAAAGCTTCAAACAAGAATGTTAAAAAATCTGCTAAAAAACTTGTATTATCCGCTACTTTGAAAAAGGTAAAAGGCAAATATCTTAAAGGTAAAGTCATTAAGTTTAAATTCAATGGAAAAACTTACAAGGCAAAAACCAACAAAAAAGGTGTTGCAAAAGTTACCATTAAGAAAAATGTCATAAACAAACTCAAAGTCGGTAAAAAATACACAGTAAAAATCAGTTACTACAAAGATACTATATCTAAAAAAGTTACTGTTAAAAGATAG